In one Alnus glutinosa chromosome 12, dhAlnGlut1.1, whole genome shotgun sequence genomic region, the following are encoded:
- the LOC133852487 gene encoding monothiol glutaredoxin-S2-like → MGSVVDLVADRPVVIFSRSSCCMSHTVESLLRSFGANPTVYQLDQVSNGRQIEQELRQLGSQQSLPAVFIGQVFIGGNREVNSLHLRNELLPLLKRARAIWV, encoded by the coding sequence ATGGGTTCTGTGGTAGATTTGGTGGCTGACAGGCCAGTTGTGATCTTCAGCAGGAGCTCTTGCTGCATGAGCCACACCGTCGAGTCACTGCTACGTAGCTTTGGGGCAAACCCTACAGTCTATCAGCTCGATCAGGTGTCAAATGGACGGCAAATCGAACAGGAGCTGCGGCAGCTGGGAAGCCAACAAAGCCTACCGGCTGTGTTCATAGGCCAAGTGTTCATTGGTGGTAACAGAGAGGTCAACAGCCTCCACCTCAGGAACGAGCTACTCCCATTACTGAAAAGGGCCAGAGCCATATGGGTTTAA